A genomic region of Deinococcus aerolatus contains the following coding sequences:
- a CDS encoding S1C family serine protease, which translates to MQIPEANTTALPPNSAGTDTASADATAGTLGLAAGAGLQYEQNTISVVDRFEPGLVYITTEQQAAAQNPFGMMGEEGQAQSGVGSGFFVNDAGDILTNYHVVAGEGGSGAASRITVRVMGQEEAVEAKVIGLAPQYDLALIRAEGMAQSLIRAIPLGDSDALKVGQKAIAMGAPFGLDFSVSQGIVSSTARQIPIGFSAGGGEGITQKAIQTDAAINPGNSGGPLLNSAGEVIGINTQILSPAGQATGVGQSAGVGFAIPINAAKNLLPRLQAAEGQIVTLPRIGVSVGLLVQGPQGQPVPVGLGLLNGQGKQQLNLPDTGLVVGDVQPGTPAATAGLQGGTRTEEFQGGSVSVGGDVIVAIDGKPVDGLEDLQAELINKTQGDTVTLTVVRGGEEREVPVTLDAASF; encoded by the coding sequence GTGCAGATCCCCGAGGCAAATACCACTGCGCTGCCCCCCAATTCCGCAGGAACTGATACTGCAAGCGCCGACGCCACTGCTGGCACACTGGGCCTGGCGGCAGGGGCGGGCTTGCAGTACGAGCAGAACACCATCAGTGTGGTGGACCGCTTTGAGCCGGGGCTGGTCTATATCACCACCGAGCAGCAGGCAGCGGCCCAGAACCCCTTCGGCATGATGGGCGAAGAAGGTCAGGCGCAATCCGGTGTCGGCAGCGGTTTTTTCGTCAACGATGCCGGGGACATCCTGACCAATTACCATGTCGTGGCGGGCGAGGGTGGAAGTGGCGCGGCCAGCCGCATTACCGTCCGGGTGATGGGTCAGGAGGAGGCCGTGGAGGCAAAAGTCATTGGTCTCGCGCCGCAGTACGATCTGGCGCTGATCCGCGCCGAAGGCATGGCACAGTCATTGATCAGGGCCATTCCGTTGGGTGACAGTGACGCACTGAAGGTGGGTCAGAAAGCCATCGCCATGGGCGCGCCGTTTGGCCTGGATTTTAGCGTGTCGCAGGGCATTGTCAGCAGTACTGCGCGCCAGATTCCGATCGGGTTTTCGGCGGGCGGCGGCGAGGGCATCACGCAAAAGGCCATTCAGACCGACGCGGCCATCAACCCCGGCAACTCCGGCGGGCCACTCCTGAACAGTGCGGGTGAAGTGATCGGCATCAACACCCAGATTCTCTCACCGGCCGGACAGGCCACCGGGGTGGGCCAGAGTGCGGGCGTGGGCTTTGCCATTCCCATCAATGCGGCCAAGAACCTGCTGCCGCGCCTGCAGGCGGCAGAAGGCCAGATTGTAACCCTGCCCCGGATCGGCGTCAGCGTAGGATTGCTGGTGCAGGGGCCGCAGGGCCAGCCGGTACCGGTGGGTCTGGGGCTGCTCAACGGTCAGGGCAAGCAGCAATTGAATTTGCCCGATACGGGGCTGGTGGTGGGAGATGTGCAGCCCGGTACGCCCGCGGCCACGGCTGGCCTCCAGGGCGGCACCCGCACTGAAGAGTTCCAGGGCGGTTCAGTCAGTGTAGGCGGCGACGTGATCGTGGCCATTGATGGCAAACCAGTGGACGGCCTGGAAGACCTGCAGGCCGAACTGATCAACAAGACGCAGGGGGACACCGTGACCCTGACCGTGGTGCGCGGCGGCGAGGAGCGCGAGGTGCCGGTGACCCTGGATGCGGCGTCCTTCTAG